The Flavobacterium commune genome contains the following window.
AGCTTCAGCCAAAGCATATTCAACGGCAATTGGCAAACCTAAATCCGTTTGTTTTCCTACCGTAACCGATTTTACTTCCGGATTCAAATGTGCTTCTCTCCAAACAGCTAATTTTATTTGCGTTTTGCTTCCAAAATCATTGTCGGTTGGTGCTCTCCAAAAATAAGGCTTAGGGAAATTAGTGATAACCTCAGCACTTCCTTCTTTAAAATTATAGCTTTTAATTTCACCATTAACTAAATCAAAAGTCCCGGCAATTGTTTTGGTTTCAAAAGACAATTCATTTCCTTTTTTCCTGATTTTCAACGCTGCCTTTTTCGAAATCTCGACTGTTTTTTCAGCAAAGAAATTCCCTTTTCCAATAGCAAATTGTTCTCTGGCTACTTCGTGATTTACTGGAACTAAATCGGTCGCTGTTTTAGTATAAGCATACACATTCAGGAAATATTCTCCTTTTGCGTTTAAAGCTTCAAGAGGCAAATCAATAGTTACACTTTCTTGAGGTTCACAATCAACATTGAATGTTTTTTCCTGAATTAACTGACCATTTTTAACTAATTCAAATTTGAATTGGTATTGTTTCAAATTAGTATAATGAAATATATTTTTAATCGTCAATTGGTTTTCACCTTTTAGACTAAACAAAATATCCTGATATACCTTTTTAACTTCAGCCAGTCCCGGATGAGGAATTCTACCAGCATTAACCAATCCATTAGCGCAAAAATTCTCATCATTAAGAAGATCTTTTCCTCCTAAATCTCCTCCATAAGCATAAAACGGAGTTCCGTTTTCGTCTTTCGTTTTAATTCCTTGGTCAACCCAATCCCAGATAAAACCACCTTGCATGTGTGGACTACTATTAATAATATCAAAATATTCCTGAAAATTACCATTACTATTTCCCATAGCATGCGAGTACTCACACATGATAAAAGGTCTCGTTTTATCGGTTGCAGCAGCATATTCTTTCATGTACTTGATACTTGGGTACATTGGCGCTACAATATCTGTATTGGCATTTTCTTTAGCTTGTTCTGAATGTACCAGGCGAGAAGCGTCTCGATTTTTCAACCACTTGTAAGCTTCATGAAAAACAGGTCCGTTTCCACATTCATTCCCCATTGACCAAATAATAACCGATGGGTGATTTTTATTAATTTCTAACATTCGTCCAATACGATCCAGATGCGCCGGAAACCACATTGGCACATAAGAAGGATGCTTTGACTCCACAGAAATATTTTGTCCTTCAACTCCCATTCCATGACTTTCTATATTGGCTTCGTCTACCACATACATTCCGTACTCATCACACAATTGATATAAGTAAGGATCGTGCGGATAATGACTCATTCTGATAGCATTGATGTTATTTTGTTTCATCAATTCTAAATCCCTGCGCATCGTTGGGTGATCTGGAACGTGTCCTTTGGTTTCATGATGATCCTGAGTATTTACACCACGAATCAATATTGCCTTACCGTTAACTAAAAGCTGGGCATTTTTTAGTTCTACTTTTCTAAAACCTGTTTTTCCATAAACCACTGAATTATCAGCAGGATTAGCACTTTCTAATTTTAAAACATAACGGTATAAATAAGGAGTTTCCGAGCTCCATTTATTTACATTATTTACAACTGAAGTAAAAACAACTTCCTTAGTCGCACTGTTTACTTTTTTAGTTTCGTCATATACTTTTTTGCCTTGAGCATCTACCAATGTCAAAGTCAGATTGGCATTTTTAATTTTATTTTGCTTAAAAGCTCTTAATTGAACGGTGGTTTTAAAAAGTCCGTTAGTATAATTTTGGTCTAAATCGGCATTTACAAAATAATCCCAAATGGTGAATTTAGGTGTAGCCTGCAAATATACATCGCGCTCAATACCACTCAACCTCCAAAAATCCTGGTCTTCTAAATAACTTCCATCATGCCAACGAAAAACCTGAACTGCTAATAGATTTTCTCCTTTTTGTAAAAACGAAGTCACATCAAATTCAGCTGCTGTTTTAGCGGCTTTGGTCATTCCTACTTCTTTTCCATTCAGGTAAACACGCGCATAACCTGAAATAGAACCAAAGTGTAGTATCACTTCTTTGCCATTCCAATTTTCAGGCACGGTGAATATTTTTCTATAACTTCCTACCGGATTGTAATTATCATCTACAAAAGGCGGATTTCTTGGAAACGGATAGGTAATATTAGTGTAAATAGGAATATCAAATCCATGTAATTCCCAGTTTGATGGTACAGGAATAGTAGCCCATTTTTTATCATCTAAATCTACTTTGTAAAAATCCTCAGGACGATCAACCGGTTTTTTAACAATATTAAATTTCCAGTCGCCATTTAAACTCTGGTAATAAGCCGAAGTTTCCGGTTTATTTGAAGCTGCTACAGTCTCGTTTTGATACAAAACAAATGAAGTTCTCCCTGCTTCTTTGTTTCGCTCTACAATGTTGGGATTCTCCCATTCATTTTGCTGCTGAGCCGTGATGAGCTGTACGGCAAGCAAAAGCGCAAAAATTATTTTACTTCTCATTTTTAATCTATTTTGGTGGTTTTTAGTGTGTGCGTTTTTTACTATTTAGCTTGTAATAAAGGTAACTTATTAAGCTCTAAAACTTGTACTGGCTGTGGTTCTACCTTTGTCAATCCTTCTCCATCGGCCTGACTTACATTTTGAGAAAAAATATGCAATCGCTTTTTCTTTTTCCAAAGTTCCTTATCAAAATTAGGTTCCCATTGTCCTACCGTAAAACGGCTGACATCTTGTAGTTCCCATTGTTTTTTATCCAAATTAGTATACCCCAATGTTATTTTGTTATCTCTCTCCTCATCTCTAAAAAGCAGGTATAACATCGATTTGTTTACTAAAATTTCAGGGCGTGAAATTGGAATTCTTTTGGTTCCGCCACCTCCCAGAGTGAAAGATTTTTTATGAAAATCAGTATTGATTAAATTCCATTTTCCATCTAATAAATAAACCACTTTATACTGCGGTACAGCATCATTATTCCAATAACTTGCAATATAAGGATTTCCCGCCTCATCCACAGTCATCGCGGTTTGATTGATTAAACTACTGTTTTGAGGCACATCCCAGGCGTGTTCAGCAGTTGCCTTGGTTATTGGTAAATTATATTTCTCACCCGTAGATTTTTGCCAGGTTTTCCCTCCATCAGCCGAAAAAGCATAGCAAATAGTATTATTAGTAGATACATCCCAACTTTCTCTCCAAACCCAGGAAAGATAAATCCCCTTTTTGCCTACACACATTTGCCAGTAGGCAGAACGTTGATTTTCCCCATCAATTAAATTATTTTGTAATGAAGTCCACTTTTGGGTTTTCACATCATACACCTTCATAATCATATTCCCTCGTCCTGAAGCCCCAGAACGGTAACAAAACAACAATTTCCCATCAGGCAAATTATGAAATTCAGGATAGGTTACTTTAACCTCATCTTTGCCGGTCATGGCTTGCTCCTCACCCAATTCTAAACTAAAAGGCACTTTACTTTTAGCATATCTCAAACGGGTATCGTGATGATCCCAACTCACATGAAGATAGCCCTCACTATCGATTGCGATGCTAATATCGTTATGAGCATCCTTCACATTACCGCCATAAGGTGTAACTCTTACATCCCATTTTTTGGAATTTATTTTTCGTTTTGCTAAAACCATTTTCCCTTCAGGATTGTAATAAGCAGTGTACTGTACTTTCTTAAAAGTAGTGAGCGCACTACTCCTAAAAATGACAGTATTGACCGAATTATTGCTCCAGCCCAAACCTATTTCACTTTCTTTAATTTGTAACTGAGCGTTTACTGTACAGGAAAAAAAAGCAATCATCAAAAACACACTCTTAACGACGACAGTAACTGTACTTGAACACATTCGTAAATTTCTATTCATGCTGTTTTTTATAAAGGTTGCCACTTATTACATTCCGAATCCTGCTTTGATGTAATAGATTTTAGAATAAAATAGCAAATCTATTTTTTTTTAATGTCTTTTTTATGGAGTAATCAACAAATGTATGTACAACATTTGCAAAAACAAACCAGTACCAACCAGTTTTTAGATTTATCTACCAGATAAATAAGCAACTACAACATAAAACTCAAATGCAACACAGAATTCATTAATAAATAATCTGAGAAATCAGTAGTTTTTAAAATCCTGTCTAAAAAACCATACCACTATATACCAGTTATTTTACATATATTTATCGCCTTATATTTTGAAGCATGAAAATAATATCCATCAACAAAAGGCAAAATCTCCCAAAATACAAGCAGATTATTTTGTCTATAGAAATATCTATAGCCGAAAAAAGGTTAAAAAGAGGAGATAAACTACCGTCTGTTAATAAAGTATCTCTTGAATTTGGAATTTCGAGAGACACGGTTTTACTGGCTTATGATGAACTTAAGAAAAGAGGGATTATTTATGCGATATTAGGCAAAGGCTATTATGTAAAAAGTGAAGATTTCAGTTTTCAACAACGCATTTTCTTATTATTCGACGAATTAAACGCCTTCAAGGAAGACCTCTACAATTCGTTCATGGAAACCATCAACCGGAATGCAGAAATAGATATTTTTTTCCATTATTTCAATCCCGAAGTTTTTAAAAAACTCATCCATGACAATAATGGAAATTATTCCAAGTACATCATCATGCCTACCAATTTGGTCAATGCCGCATCCATAATTAAAACATTACCTGAAGAAGATGTTTTTATTCTGGATCAGACTAACCTGGAACTAAAAGACTATCCTTCGGTACATCAAAATCACGCTAAAGACACTTACAACGCCTTAGAATCGGGCAAAAATAAGATTGAAAAATACAAAAAACTCATTTTGATTTTCTCCAGTTACAAACAACCTATCGGAATGAGGGATGGCTTTATTGATTTTTGCAAAAAACATCAGTTTTATTACGATATCATTTCAAATTTCGAAAACAACGAAATCCAGAAAGGAGATCTTTACATCATCCCCGATGATCGCCATCTGGTAAATGTTATCGAACAATCTAAAAAGCAAAAATTAGTCATTGGTCAGGACGTAGGCATCATCTCTTACAATGATACCCCACTAAAAAAAGTAGTTGCAGAAGGAATCACAACCATATCCACCGACTTTAACGAAATGGGACGCATCCTTGCCGAATTAATCCTCAATAATAAAAAAGAACAAATAGAAAATAAAAGCAGTCTTATAGTAAGAGGGTCTTTGTAAAAATAAAAGAATTAACATTCCACGGATATGCACGAAGATAAAATTGAGGCAAATTAGTGTAATTCGTGGCAAAAATAAAACTCATGTATTTGTCCTGATGACACAGATAATAATCTATATTTATTTTTTATATTTGTGAATATCAAAAGCATTCCTAAATGGTAATTTTGATTTAAAAAAAACAACCATCCTACAAGGTTCTATTACTTAAACACCGTATCATAAATTTCAAAATTTATTAAGTAATTCAAATTCTGATATAGCAATCCCCTTGTTTAGATAGCTATCTAAAACCAACCCTATACTATTTTATCCTTTTTAAAATAATTGAAATTTTATGTCAAAAACACATATAATCACAATCATACTATTTATTGGAAATTTCTTAAGCTCATGTGATTCCACTCATGAAAAAAAAGATTCAATATCTATTGGTTTTTCTCAAATTATCAATAATGATATGTGGCGAAAATCGATGGATCATGCTATGAAAGTTGAGGCCTCACTGCACCCGGAAGTTAAGTTAACGATTTACAATGCTGATCGAGAAGTAAAAAAACAAATCCAGGATATTGAAAAAATGATTGAGCAAGATATGGATGTAATCATAATTGCACCTTATGAATCTGATTCAATTGTTCCTGTAATTGAAAAAGCAAATTTAAAAGGGATACCTGTCATTATTGTTGACAGAAAAGTAAATACATCAAATTACACTGCATTTTTAGGAGCTGATAATATTGAGGTAGGCAGAATTGCCGGTAAACAAATAGTTTCATTATCCAAAGGCCGTGCTAACGTTGTTGAAATTAGAAGTGAATCTGTAACATCTCCAGGCACCGAAAGAAGCTTAGGTTTTAAACAAATAATAGATCAATTTCCTGATATCGATAGAATAAGCATTGATGCGGATGATTTTAATTCAACAAACAGTAAGTATGTCAAAATATTAGATAGCATTCCAAATATTGATTATGTTTTTGCATTTAATGATGTTATAGCATATAATGCCTGGAAAATTTCTAAAAAGAAGAAACCAAATAATAAAATTAAATTTATAGGTGTAGATGGACTTAATGTACCAAATGGAGGCTTACAATTTGTTAAAGACGGAATTTTGACAGCTACAGTATTATATCCAACAGGCGGAGCTGAAGCCATTAAGTTAGCATTAAGAATAAGCAATAAAGAAATAGTTCCCAAAAACAACAAGCTTAATACTACATTAATTGACTCTCTAAATGCAGAAATTATGAGTAGTCAATTTGACAAAATATCGCTTCAGCAATCCGATATCGAAAACCAACAAAATTTCATAAAAGATCAATCAGAAAAATACAGTAGTCAAAGAAATCTTTTAAAAATCTCAATCACTTTGAGTCTGCTATTATTTTTATTTGCTGCCCATAGTATCTATTCACGCATCATAATAAGCAGAAAGAAGAAAGAACTTGAAAAAACGAATGCAAAGATTATAAGCCAAAGAAATGAAATAGAAAAATTTGCGGAGCAAATAAAGCAGAGCAATGAAAACAGACTTAATTTTTTCACAGGGCTTTCTCATGAATTCAAAACCCCAATAACCCTGATTATGAGTTACGTAGAATCTTTAATAGAAAACAAAAAAATTAAAGAAACTAAACTAATCGACGAAGTAAAATTGATTCATAAAAATTCCAACCGATTATTACGACTAATTAATCAGTTGCTCGATTTTAGAAAAATAGAAGAACAAAAGTTTACTTTAAAAGCTTCGAACACTAAAATCTATGATTTTACAAATGAAGTAATGAGTAATTTTAAAGGAGAAGCAGCTCGTAGAAATATTGATTTTAAGCTAATTTGTAAAAACAAAAAATTAGAACTCTTTATTGATAAAGAATTAATGGATAAGGTTTATTTTAATTTACTTTCAAATGCCTTTAAATTCACCCCCGACAACGGAAAAATAAGTATCTCAATAACAGAAAGTCAGGACAATACGGTAAAAATAGGATTTAAAGATTCCGGAATTGGAATACCCGAAGAGGAATTAGATACTGTTTTTAGTCCATTCTTCAGAGCTTCAAACAATGATAAAAACAGTTCCGGAATTGGACTCCATTTGTCAAAAGAATTTGTGCTTTTGCATCATGGAACAATTGAATTAAAATCAAAACATGGCAGCGAATTTGTAATCACTTTATTAAAAGGAAACAGCCATTTGCAAACTTCGGAAATCAGTAACAAATTAGACGTTCAAAACAATTTTAATAATTTAATAACTGATAATTCTGATTTAGATACTGATTTAGATGCTGATTTTAAAGAGGAAAATCTAATTTCCGAATCGGAAAAACCCTCTCTTTTACTGATTGAGGACAATACAGACTTAGTTTATTTTTTAAGAACTAAATTATCAAATGAATTTGTAGTTCATACTTCTGACGGCAGTGATGCCATCGAAAAAGCAACTGAAATTGTTCCGGACATCATCATTTGTGATATTAATTTAGTGGACAAAGATGGTTATGAAATAAGCACAGTATTAAAAAAAGATTTACGCACTTCTCATATTCCAATTATTATTTTAACAGCACAAAGCAATAAAGAATCCGTTTTAAAAGGTCTACAAATTGGAGTAGATCAGTATCTGACAAAACCATTTAGCCTTTCTATTTTAAAGCAATCTATTTCAAGTTTACTATTCAACAGAGAAAAACTACGCTACTATTATACTAACAATATTTACCTTGTCGAAGCTGAATCCAGATTTGGAAATCAAGAACAATCCTTCATTACAAAGATGAATAATATGATTACGATGAATATCGAAGACCCTAAATTCTCTGTTGAAGATTTAGCTGAGAAATTAGGTATTTCCAGAGTACAATTGTATCGAAAGGTAAAAGCCATTATAGGAATTAATATTAGTGACCATATCAATAATATAAAATTAGAGAAAGCTGCCGAGCTTTTAAAAGCCAATGAAATGAATATTACAGAGATCGCTTATTCTCTAGGATTTTCTTCTTCCAACTACTTTTCTACAGCTTTTAAGAATAAATTTGGAATTTCACCAAAGGAATACAAATCCAATCTATAATTCCAGGTTCAAAACCGACACATTTTAAGTAACAATTTCGTAGCAAAAGTAACAATATCAAACCTACAAGGTTTTCGTAAATAAAAAAGAAAACCGCTAAAGTCCTGAAAACAAAGATACTCGCGTAAAAATATCAAAACACCAGTATTTCTCTAATTAAATTGTAACATCGTTAAAAATAAGTTGTTTTTATTGAATATATCTTAGCAACAAGTTTTTAATACATGTACAATGAATAAGATATTACTTTGGTCTGTTACTGCTGCACTGGCAGGTTTTCTTTTCGGTTTTGATACCGTAGTTATTTCTGGAGCTGATAAACAATTACAGCTTTTATGGCAATCATCTGATGCTTTTCATGGATCTGTTGTTATGGCAATGGCACTTTGGGGAACAGTTATAGGAGCCATTTTTGGTGGAATTCCTACTAATAAAATAGGTCGTAAAAAGACCCTATTCTGGATTGGGATTTTATATTTTGTCTCGGCAATAGGTGCTGCTTTTGCAAATGATCCTTATGTATTTGCTGCATTTCGATTTATTGGAGGTCTTGGTGTTGGGGCTTCAACTATTGCTGCTCCAGCTTATGTTTCAGAAATTGCTCCCGCAGATAAACGTGGCCGCTTAGTAGCTTTATACCAATTCAACATCGTTTTAGGGATTTTGATTGCTTTTATATCCAATTACTTTTTAAAAGATATTGGAGAAAATGCCTGGCGATGGATGGTAGGTGTTCAGGCTTTTCCATCACTGATTTATATTCTTTTCATAATTACAATTCCAGAAAGTCCAAGATGGTTGCTATCTAAAAATCGTGATGAAGAAGCACGCAAAGTGTTATTTGAAATTGATCCATCTGCAAAATTGAGTGACATTATGGATGACTCCAGAGAAAATGGTATTAACAAACATGAAAACATTTTCATGAAAAAATACCGTTTCCCATTAATGCTTGCTTTTCTAATTGCCTTTTTTAATCAATTCTCCGGAATTAACGCATTCCTGTATTACGCACCCAGAATTTTTGAAGAAGCCGGTTTAGGACAAAATACCGCCTTATTAAGCAGTATTGGAATCGGGATTACTAATCTAATATTTACTTTAATTGGTGTTGCATTAATTGACAAATTAGGAAGGAAGTTGTTAATGTACATTGGTTCTATTGGATATATTATTTCTCTTGGATTAGTTTCTGCTTCTTTTTATTACGATTGGGGAGGACTATCAGTACCTGGTTTTCTTTTCTTGTTTATCGCTTCACATGCCATTGGTCAGGGAGCTGTAATCTGGGTCTTTATTTCTGAAATTTTCCCAAATCACATTCGTGCTTCAGGACAGGCTTTTGGAAGTTCAGTACACTGGGTTCTGGCAGCGATTATTCCGTCATTGATTCCGATGCTATTTTCAGAAATCGGACCAGAAGTAGTCTTCTTAATCTTTACCATCATGATGGTACTGCAGCTGTTATTCGTAATATTTATGATGCCCGAAACTAAAGGAATTTCTTTAGAAACTTTAAGCGAAAATCTAACCAATAAAAAAACCAAAGATGAAATTAAAGAAACAGCTACCGCTAGTATTTTGTAGTGTAGTATTGCTATCAATAGCAAGTTGCAAAAGCACTTCAGCTGTAGCGCAAACTAATACTGTTGTAACTACAATGGAGGAACAAATGTACCGTCCTAATTTTCATTACACTCCAAAAAAAGGCTGGATGAATGACCCTAATGGAATGTTCTATCTCAATGGTACGTACCATTTGTTTTTCCAGCATACGCCGTTTCAAAGTGTTCCGGATTTTAGCAAAATGCATTGGGGACACGCCATAAGTAAAGATCTTATAAAATGGGAAGAATTGACTCCGGCACTTGCTTATGATGAGAAAGGTGCGATATTCTCAGGGAGTGCTGTTGTGGATAAAGATAATACATCAGGTTTTGGTGATGGAAAAAATGTACC
Protein-coding sequences here:
- a CDS encoding glycoside hydrolase family 2 TIM barrel-domain containing protein, whose translation is MRSKIIFALLLAVQLITAQQQNEWENPNIVERNKEAGRTSFVLYQNETVAASNKPETSAYYQSLNGDWKFNIVKKPVDRPEDFYKVDLDDKKWATIPVPSNWELHGFDIPIYTNITYPFPRNPPFVDDNYNPVGSYRKIFTVPENWNGKEVILHFGSISGYARVYLNGKEVGMTKAAKTAAEFDVTSFLQKGENLLAVQVFRWHDGSYLEDQDFWRLSGIERDVYLQATPKFTIWDYFVNADLDQNYTNGLFKTTVQLRAFKQNKIKNANLTLTLVDAQGKKVYDETKKVNSATKEVVFTSVVNNVNKWSSETPYLYRYVLKLESANPADNSVVYGKTGFRKVELKNAQLLVNGKAILIRGVNTQDHHETKGHVPDHPTMRRDLELMKQNNINAIRMSHYPHDPYLYQLCDEYGMYVVDEANIESHGMGVEGQNISVESKHPSYVPMWFPAHLDRIGRMLEINKNHPSVIIWSMGNECGNGPVFHEAYKWLKNRDASRLVHSEQAKENANTDIVAPMYPSIKYMKEYAAATDKTRPFIMCEYSHAMGNSNGNFQEYFDIINSSPHMQGGFIWDWVDQGIKTKDENGTPFYAYGGDLGGKDLLNDENFCANGLVNAGRIPHPGLAEVKKVYQDILFSLKGENQLTIKNIFHYTNLKQYQFKFELVKNGQLIQEKTFNVDCEPQESVTIDLPLEALNAKGEYFLNVYAYTKTATDLVPVNHEVAREQFAIGKGNFFAEKTVEISKKAALKIRKKGNELSFETKTIAGTFDLVNGEIKSYNFKEGSAEVITNFPKPYFWRAPTDNDFGSKTQIKLAVWREAHLNPEVKSVTVGKQTDLGLPIAVEYALAEAKIPYVVNYLIQNNGEIKVTASVDITDKKMPEMPRFGMRLQLPGSYENLSYYGRGPLENYSDRKTASFLGTYQDKVANQFVWEYIRPQECGYKTDTRWFSLQNANGLGLKITGEQALGFSTLNVSTESLDPGTTKMQRHTTDVKPQDAVFVHVDLAQRGVGGDNSWGALPHEQYLLTAPKYSYSYTLSLIAPNN
- a CDS encoding BNR repeat-containing protein: MNRNLRMCSSTVTVVVKSVFLMIAFFSCTVNAQLQIKESEIGLGWSNNSVNTVIFRSSALTTFKKVQYTAYYNPEGKMVLAKRKINSKKWDVRVTPYGGNVKDAHNDISIAIDSEGYLHVSWDHHDTRLRYAKSKVPFSLELGEEQAMTGKDEVKVTYPEFHNLPDGKLLFCYRSGASGRGNMIMKVYDVKTQKWTSLQNNLIDGENQRSAYWQMCVGKKGIYLSWVWRESWDVSTNNTICYAFSADGGKTWQKSTGEKYNLPITKATAEHAWDVPQNSSLINQTAMTVDEAGNPYIASYWNNDAVPQYKVVYLLDGKWNLINTDFHKKSFTLGGGGTKRIPISRPEILVNKSMLYLLFRDEERDNKITLGYTNLDKKQWELQDVSRFTVGQWEPNFDKELWKKKKRLHIFSQNVSQADGEGLTKVEPQPVQVLELNKLPLLQAK
- a CDS encoding GntR family transcriptional regulator; amino-acid sequence: MKIISINKRQNLPKYKQIILSIEISIAEKRLKRGDKLPSVNKVSLEFGISRDTVLLAYDELKKRGIIYAILGKGYYVKSEDFSFQQRIFLLFDELNAFKEDLYNSFMETINRNAEIDIFFHYFNPEVFKKLIHDNNGNYSKYIIMPTNLVNAASIIKTLPEEDVFILDQTNLELKDYPSVHQNHAKDTYNALESGKNKIEKYKKLILIFSSYKQPIGMRDGFIDFCKKHQFYYDIISNFENNEIQKGDLYIIPDDRHLVNVIEQSKKQKLVIGQDVGIISYNDTPLKKVVAEGITTISTDFNEMGRILAELILNNKKEQIENKSSLIVRGSL
- a CDS encoding substrate-binding domain-containing protein, encoding MSKTHIITIILFIGNFLSSCDSTHEKKDSISIGFSQIINNDMWRKSMDHAMKVEASLHPEVKLTIYNADREVKKQIQDIEKMIEQDMDVIIIAPYESDSIVPVIEKANLKGIPVIIVDRKVNTSNYTAFLGADNIEVGRIAGKQIVSLSKGRANVVEIRSESVTSPGTERSLGFKQIIDQFPDIDRISIDADDFNSTNSKYVKILDSIPNIDYVFAFNDVIAYNAWKISKKKKPNNKIKFIGVDGLNVPNGGLQFVKDGILTATVLYPTGGAEAIKLALRISNKEIVPKNNKLNTTLIDSLNAEIMSSQFDKISLQQSDIENQQNFIKDQSEKYSSQRNLLKISITLSLLLFLFAAHSIYSRIIISRKKKELEKTNAKIISQRNEIEKFAEQIKQSNENRLNFFTGLSHEFKTPITLIMSYVESLIENKKIKETKLIDEVKLIHKNSNRLLRLINQLLDFRKIEEQKFTLKASNTKIYDFTNEVMSNFKGEAARRNIDFKLICKNKKLELFIDKELMDKVYFNLLSNAFKFTPDNGKISISITESQDNTVKIGFKDSGIGIPEEELDTVFSPFFRASNNDKNSSGIGLHLSKEFVLLHHGTIELKSKHGSEFVITLLKGNSHLQTSEISNKLDVQNNFNNLITDNSDLDTDLDADFKEENLISESEKPSLLLIEDNTDLVYFLRTKLSNEFVVHTSDGSDAIEKATEIVPDIIICDINLVDKDGYEISTVLKKDLRTSHIPIIILTAQSNKESVLKGLQIGVDQYLTKPFSLSILKQSISSLLFNREKLRYYYTNNIYLVEAESRFGNQEQSFITKMNNMITMNIEDPKFSVEDLAEKLGISRVQLYRKVKAIIGINISDHINNIKLEKAAELLKANEMNITEIAYSLGFSSSNYFSTAFKNKFGISPKEYKSNL
- a CDS encoding sugar porter family MFS transporter, whose product is MNKILLWSVTAALAGFLFGFDTVVISGADKQLQLLWQSSDAFHGSVVMAMALWGTVIGAIFGGIPTNKIGRKKTLFWIGILYFVSAIGAAFANDPYVFAAFRFIGGLGVGASTIAAPAYVSEIAPADKRGRLVALYQFNIVLGILIAFISNYFLKDIGENAWRWMVGVQAFPSLIYILFIITIPESPRWLLSKNRDEEARKVLFEIDPSAKLSDIMDDSRENGINKHENIFMKKYRFPLMLAFLIAFFNQFSGINAFLYYAPRIFEEAGLGQNTALLSSIGIGITNLIFTLIGVALIDKLGRKLLMYIGSIGYIISLGLVSASFYYDWGGLSVPGFLFLFIASHAIGQGAVIWVFISEIFPNHIRASGQAFGSSVHWVLAAIIPSLIPMLFSEIGPEVVFLIFTIMMVLQLLFVIFMMPETKGISLETLSENLTNKKTKDEIKETATASIL